The Cydia amplana chromosome 11, ilCydAmpl1.1, whole genome shotgun sequence genome includes a region encoding these proteins:
- the LOC134651992 gene encoding uncharacterized Golgi apparatus membrane protein-like protein CG5021 isoform X1 yields the protein MNSATPGVPQVPLLDDDTLAFGEEDNAGKQFIHPYIVFFHLVFRCSAIVVYILCGWFSDSFIASFVLVILLLSADFWSVKNITGRLLVGLRWWNYVDDDGKSHWVFESKQNRVNRNESRLFWLGLILCPLVWSGFFLMCLFTLKFKWMLLVLIALTLSGANLYGYIKCKFGAKENLQSATTDFVRKQILQNATSFMFAQPSPPNAAGGNNTGVV from the exons ATGAACTCTGCAACC CCAGGTGTGCCGCAGGTCCCGCTGCTGGATGATGACACACTCGCGTTTGGGGAAGAGGACAATGCGGGGAAACAGTTcat CCACCCGTACATCGTGTTCTTCCACCTGGTGTTCCGCTGCTCCGCCATCGTGGTGTACATCCTCTGCGGATGGTTCTCAGACTCCTTCATAGCGTCCTTCGTGCTGGTTATCCTGCTGCTCTCCGCTGACTTCTGGAGCGTCAAGAATATCACTG GCCGTCTTCTCGTGGGTCTGAGATGGTGGAACTACGTGGATGACGATGGAAAATCGCACTGGGTCTTCGAATCCAAGCAG AACCGTGTGAATCGCAATGAGAGCCGACTGTTCTGGCTGGGGCTGATCCTGTGCCCCCTCGTGTGGAGCGGGTTCTTCCTGATGTGTCTCTTTACCCTCAAGTTCAAATGGATG CTCCTCGTACTAATCGCCCTAACTCTGAGCGGTGCGAACCTATACGGCTACATCAAATGCAAGTTCGGGGCTAAGGAGAACCTGCAGTCAGCCACAACCGACTTCGTGAGGAAACAGATACTCCAAAACGCAACGTCATTCATGTTCGCGCAGCCTTCTCCGCCTAACGCGGCTGGTGGGAACAATACTGGCGTAGTTTAA
- the LOC134651992 gene encoding uncharacterized Golgi apparatus membrane protein-like protein CG5021 isoform X2: protein MNSATVPLLDDDTLAFGEEDNAGKQFIHPYIVFFHLVFRCSAIVVYILCGWFSDSFIASFVLVILLLSADFWSVKNITGRLLVGLRWWNYVDDDGKSHWVFESKQNRVNRNESRLFWLGLILCPLVWSGFFLMCLFTLKFKWMLLVLIALTLSGANLYGYIKCKFGAKENLQSATTDFVRKQILQNATSFMFAQPSPPNAAGGNNTGVV from the exons ATGAACTCTGCAACC GTCCCGCTGCTGGATGATGACACACTCGCGTTTGGGGAAGAGGACAATGCGGGGAAACAGTTcat CCACCCGTACATCGTGTTCTTCCACCTGGTGTTCCGCTGCTCCGCCATCGTGGTGTACATCCTCTGCGGATGGTTCTCAGACTCCTTCATAGCGTCCTTCGTGCTGGTTATCCTGCTGCTCTCCGCTGACTTCTGGAGCGTCAAGAATATCACTG GCCGTCTTCTCGTGGGTCTGAGATGGTGGAACTACGTGGATGACGATGGAAAATCGCACTGGGTCTTCGAATCCAAGCAG AACCGTGTGAATCGCAATGAGAGCCGACTGTTCTGGCTGGGGCTGATCCTGTGCCCCCTCGTGTGGAGCGGGTTCTTCCTGATGTGTCTCTTTACCCTCAAGTTCAAATGGATG CTCCTCGTACTAATCGCCCTAACTCTGAGCGGTGCGAACCTATACGGCTACATCAAATGCAAGTTCGGGGCTAAGGAGAACCTGCAGTCAGCCACAACCGACTTCGTGAGGAAACAGATACTCCAAAACGCAACGTCATTCATGTTCGCGCAGCCTTCTCCGCCTAACGCGGCTGGTGGGAACAATACTGGCGTAGTTTAA